The following proteins are encoded in a genomic region of Lytechinus variegatus isolate NC3 chromosome 7, Lvar_3.0, whole genome shotgun sequence:
- the LOC121418017 gene encoding organic solute transporter subunit alpha-like, whose amino-acid sequence MASLDCLENSSGIPSTSDYLAGISERPVNLTLLIACTLVTVLLVAFLIESACFLSNKVQLSAVSNHRITTWWMIAVLPVMSCVVLPGVYSPVSATFCNLVASLCYSFTMFKFLVIVMNYYGGYEKMMYRFSAERFTFPLASTPLTCCCLFLPEKRLTRRSFKWLKIAVLQVAIFKPVTSFIGVIIWLDAVYLTDKMASDRPLAIVNTTTIFSSVIAMMALNMIYIASTRFLQPFHVRTKFTFIKLGIVICNIQPALLSLIMRFRLLECTFPFSNQARANFMQCILFILEAGILFPFILYYYRRSEGNVVGNVSSAPFINIISIRPIGITPRPPDRQLIPRPSITSIDVGRARAQTVIGSGDMDIDFCQPPELSTIDEEPGQAETMFDQFSTNFERQFTTSTRHGRRHTIS is encoded by the exons ATGGCTTCCTTAGACTGTTTAGAGAACTCTAGTGGAATACCAAGCACGAGTGATTATCTTGCAG GAATCTCTGAGAGGCCCGTCAACTTGACTTTGCTTATCGCGTGCACATTAGTGACAGTTCTACTAGTAGCCTTTTTAATTGAATCAGCATGTTTTCTGAGTAATAAGGTCCAACTTTCAGCAGTTTCCAATCATCGTATAACAACATGGTGGATGATTGCTGTATTGCCG GTGATGAGTTGTGTTGTTTTACCTGGAGTATACTCACCTGTATCAGCAACATTTTGTAACTTAGTAGCATCATT GTGCTATTCATTTACAATGTTTAAATTCCTGGTCATCGTTATGAACTACTATGGAGGCTATGAGAAAATGATGTATCGTTTTTCTGCCGAGCGTTTCACCTTCCCTTTAGCAAGCACGCCACTCACATGCTGCTGTTTGTTTTTACCAGAAAAAAGATTAACAAG GCGAAGTTTTAAATGGTTGAAAATCGCTGTCTTACAAGTGGCCATCTTCAAACCAGTTACATCATTCATTGGAGTAATTATATGGTTAGATGCTGTTTACTTAACTGATAAG ATGGCTTCAGATAGACCACTTGCGATTGTAAATACCACGACCATATTTTCATCAGTGATTGCAATGATGGCATTGAATATGATTTACATAGCTTCTACAAGGTTTCTTCAGCCGTTCCATGTCAGGACTAAGTTTACTTTTATCAAACTTGGTATTGTGATCTGTAACATTCAACCGGCATTACTTAGTCTAATAATGAGATTCCGATTGTTAGAATGCACCTTTCCTTTCTCTAACCAGGCAAGAGCCAATT TCATGCAGTGTATACTATTCATCTTGGAAGCAGGGATCCTATTTCCATTTATCCTATACTATTATAGACGAAGCGAAGGTAACGTTGTTGGAAATGTATCATCAGCGCCCTTCATAAACATCATTTCCATCCGCCCTATTGGAATAACACCTCGACCACCTGATCGCCAGTTAATTCCACGTCCGTCGATCACGAGTATCGATGTTGGTCGTGCACGTGCTCAAACTGTCATTGGTTCTGGTGATATGGACATCGACTTCTGTCAGCCTCCTGAATTATCAACCATTGATGAAGAACCTGGGCAGGCAGAGACAATGTTTGACCAATTTTCAACAAACTTTGAGAGACAATTTACGACAAGCACGAGACATGGTCGGCGACATACAATCAGCTAA